The following proteins are encoded in a genomic region of Gossypium hirsutum isolate 1008001.06 chromosome D05, Gossypium_hirsutum_v2.1, whole genome shotgun sequence:
- the LOC107907152 gene encoding protein arginine N-methyltransferase 1.1 isoform X2 — protein MGRCKSTNTTQTSTNSSNNFEGANIRFRDADDKEIASNSSNLDDSIVAVDKASEDVSMGEPDVSFFGCDGEDDKTSADYYFDSYSHFGIHEEMLKDVVRTKTYQNVIYRNKFLFQNKVVLDVGAGTGILSLFCAKAGAAHVYAVECSHMADMAKQIVETNGLSDVVTVLKGKIEEIELPVAKVDIIISEWMGYFLLFENMLNTVLYARDKWLQAMMEPLVDTVDQKQIATFSRQWIFLRWFLGMLLSLHLSSLLQSVMITSMLLLHILMFRLPNATN, from the exons ATGGGTCGCTGCAAAAGCACCAACACAACTCAAACCTCGACCAACTCTTCGAACAATTTCGAAGGAGCTAACATTCGCTTCCGAGACGCCGACGACAAGGAAATCGCCAGCAACAGCTCCAATCTCGATGATTCAATCGTCGCCGTTGACAAAGCTAGTGAAGATGTTTCCATGGGAGAGCCCGACGTTTCGTTTTTCGGTTGCGACGGCGAAGATGATAAAACCAGTGCTGATTATTACTTCGATTCTTACTCTCACTTCG GTATTCATGAA GAAATGCTTAAAGATGTAGTGCGAACAAAGACATATCAAAATGTTATTTATCGGAATAAGTTTCTATTCCAGAACAAAGTAGTTCTTGACGTGGGAGCTGGGACTGGAATTTTGTCCCTGTTTTGTGCAAAAGCAGGGGCGGCACATGTTTATGCT GTTGAATGCTCCCATATGGCTGACATGGCTAAACAAATTGTTGAAACAAATGGCTTGTCTGATG TTGTCACGGTCTTGAAAGGAAAGATTGAAGAAATTGAGCTTCCTGTTGCAAAAGTAGATATTATAATATCTGAGTGGATGGGTTACTTTTTATTGTTCGAGAATATGTTGAACACAGTGTTATATGCCCGTGATAAATGGCTT CAAGCTATGATGGAACCTCTTGTTGACACGGTTGACCAGAAACAAATTGCCACCTTCTCAAG ACAATGGATATTTCTAAGATGGTTCCTGGGGATGCTTCTTTCACTGCACCTTTCAAGCTTATTGCAGAGCGTGATGATTACATCCATGCTTTTGTTGCATATTTTGATGTTTCGTTTACCAAATGCCACAAATTGA
- the LOC107907152 gene encoding protein arginine N-methyltransferase 1.1 isoform X1 has protein sequence MGRCKSTNTTQTSTNSSNNFEGANIRFRDADDKEIASNSSNLDDSIVAVDKASEDVSMGEPDVSFFGCDGEDDKTSADYYFDSYSHFGIHEEMLKDVVRTKTYQNVIYRNKFLFQNKVVLDVGAGTGILSLFCAKAGAAHVYAVECSHMADMAKQIVETNGLSDVVTVLKGKIEEIELPVAKVDIIISEWMGYFLLFENMLNTVLYARDKWLTMDISKMVPGDASFTAPFKLIAERDDYIHAFVAYFDVSFTKCHKLMGFSTGPRSRATHWKQTVLYLEDVLTICEGEAIIGSMTVAPNKKNPRDVDIMVKYSLSGRRCVVSRVQFYKMR, from the exons ATGGGTCGCTGCAAAAGCACCAACACAACTCAAACCTCGACCAACTCTTCGAACAATTTCGAAGGAGCTAACATTCGCTTCCGAGACGCCGACGACAAGGAAATCGCCAGCAACAGCTCCAATCTCGATGATTCAATCGTCGCCGTTGACAAAGCTAGTGAAGATGTTTCCATGGGAGAGCCCGACGTTTCGTTTTTCGGTTGCGACGGCGAAGATGATAAAACCAGTGCTGATTATTACTTCGATTCTTACTCTCACTTCG GTATTCATGAA GAAATGCTTAAAGATGTAGTGCGAACAAAGACATATCAAAATGTTATTTATCGGAATAAGTTTCTATTCCAGAACAAAGTAGTTCTTGACGTGGGAGCTGGGACTGGAATTTTGTCCCTGTTTTGTGCAAAAGCAGGGGCGGCACATGTTTATGCT GTTGAATGCTCCCATATGGCTGACATGGCTAAACAAATTGTTGAAACAAATGGCTTGTCTGATG TTGTCACGGTCTTGAAAGGAAAGATTGAAGAAATTGAGCTTCCTGTTGCAAAAGTAGATATTATAATATCTGAGTGGATGGGTTACTTTTTATTGTTCGAGAATATGTTGAACACAGTGTTATATGCCCGTGATAAATGGCTT ACAATGGATATTTCTAAGATGGTTCCTGGGGATGCTTCTTTCACTGCACCTTTCAAGCTTATTGCAGAGCGTGATGATTACATCCATGCTTTTGTTGCATATTTTGATGTTTCGTTTACCAAATGCCACAAATTGATGGGTTTCTCTACAG GACCAAGATCGCGAGCTACCCATTGGAAGCAAACAGTCCTATATCTAGAGGATGTGTTAACCATCTGTGAAGGGGAGGCAATAATTGGGAGCATGACTGTTGCACCAAACAAGAAGAACCCCCGAGACGTTGATATAATGGTTAAATATTCATTGAGCGGACGACGTTGTGTGGTTTCGAGAGTTCAATTCTATAAGATGCGCTGA